In the Pyrolobus fumarii 1A genome, one interval contains:
- a CDS encoding cysteine hydrolase family protein has product MKPALLVIDMLEVFVRGRLKAEGAENIIPVIARLREEFHKRGYPVIYTNDAHYPFDFEVKHWGPHAVRGSEEAQVVPELRPTEKDYVVLKRRYDAFFATDLDLLLRELGIDTVVLTGVATDICVLHTAAGAFFRGYKVIVVKDATAGVTKDRHNFALEYMRQVYGAEVLSSEELISKL; this is encoded by the coding sequence TTGAAACCAGCACTCCTAGTCATAGACATGCTGGAGGTATTCGTCAGGGGGCGGTTGAAAGCCGAGGGCGCCGAGAACATAATACCGGTGATAGCTAGGCTCCGTGAAGAGTTCCATAAGCGCGGCTACCCCGTGATATACACTAACGATGCGCATTACCCATTCGACTTTGAGGTAAAGCACTGGGGGCCACACGCTGTACGTGGTAGTGAAGAGGCACAGGTGGTTCCAGAGCTGAGGCCGACGGAGAAGGACTATGTGGTTCTAAAGAGAAGGTATGATGCCTTCTTTGCGACAGACCTAGACCTCTTGCTGCGCGAACTGGGTATTGATACGGTGGTGCTCACGGGCGTCGCGACTGACATATGCGTGTTGCACACAGCGGCAGGTGCATTCTTCCGAGGCTACAAAGTCATAGTAGTGAAGGACGCGACGGCCGGCGTTACTAAAGATAGGCACAACTTCGCGCTAGAGTACATGAGACAAGTGTATGGTGCAGAAGTGCTTAGCTCTGAGGAGTTGATTTCGAAGCTCTAG
- a CDS encoding thioredoxin fold domain-containing protein, whose product MQRSMRLDVSRFARERYAGLLVILITVSLMVLTLASVGVDIEASSYYLRGTSPNSNSYELKNSLQLFQVIEREPIVAVMFESPTCPTCQRMKPYWHMLEIVSDKLGIKFYHIVYSSATHEAFVRYRVEETPTFIVFVNGKPVDRHVGDFVADNITRAMLEWVKSAVREASMQANVTSRASYNEESSQAFQAGVGVAAFATMLAAALVAGILATFSPCVLPVLVAYATSSASRGTQMPVSMFASCSAAAAGGALALGMLFVIAGAVAANLQSLILPSIALAIVAAGIAMMLGVPMEFATMRARRAGLLGFCSLYGVVALQCTLPLVAGALLLAMGAGDILRGVLVALAFALGLGASLGGVMYASSRLGAEFARKLVARSTLLNRIGGLVMVAAGAYLLAYALGVV is encoded by the coding sequence TTGCAACGCTCTATGAGGCTAGACGTCTCTAGATTCGCCCGGGAGCGTTATGCCGGCCTCCTGGTCATACTCATTACGGTTAGCCTCATGGTATTGACGCTGGCGTCTGTGGGTGTTGACATTGAGGCCTCATCCTATTACCTGCGCGGCACGAGCCCCAACTCGAATAGCTATGAGCTAAAGAATAGCCTGCAACTCTTCCAGGTGATTGAGCGAGAGCCCATAGTCGCGGTGATGTTCGAGTCGCCGACATGCCCCACATGCCAGAGGATGAAACCATACTGGCATATGCTCGAGATTGTGAGCGATAAACTCGGCATCAAGTTCTACCATATTGTCTACTCGTCTGCAACACACGAGGCGTTTGTAAGGTATCGCGTAGAGGAGACACCGACCTTTATCGTATTCGTTAATGGCAAGCCCGTTGATAGGCACGTTGGCGACTTTGTTGCCGATAACATTACGAGAGCTATGCTAGAGTGGGTTAAGAGCGCTGTGAGAGAAGCCAGTATGCAAGCCAATGTGACGAGTAGAGCGAGCTACAATGAAGAGTCAAGCCAAGCGTTCCAAGCTGGTGTGGGGGTAGCAGCGTTTGCTACCATGCTTGCAGCCGCACTCGTAGCCGGCATACTCGCGACTTTCTCTCCATGTGTGCTACCGGTTCTCGTTGCCTACGCTACAAGCTCTGCCTCCAGAGGCACTCAAATGCCCGTATCTATGTTCGCCTCTTGCAGTGCCGCTGCAGCCGGCGGTGCACTGGCCCTCGGCATGCTGTTCGTGATTGCTGGCGCCGTGGCAGCAAACCTTCAGAGTTTGATACTGCCTAGCATTGCTCTTGCCATTGTCGCGGCTGGCATAGCGATGATGCTAGGCGTGCCGATGGAATTCGCTACAATGAGGGCACGGCGGGCGGGGCTTCTCGGCTTCTGTAGCCTATATGGCGTTGTAGCCTTACAATGCACGCTACCGCTGGTCGCTGGAGCGCTACTCCTAGCCATGGGTGCAGGTGACATACTACGAGGTGTGCTTGTTGCACTGGCCTTCGCGTTAGGGCTCGGCGCTTCACTCGGGGGCGTCATGTATGCCTCGTCTAGACTTGGCGCGGAGTTTGCAAGGAAGCTGGTTGCGAGAAGCACTCTCTTGAACCGCATAGGCGGACTGGTAATGGTTGCCGCTGGTGCCTACCTGCTAGCCTATGCGCTTGGCGTGGTCTAG
- a CDS encoding phosphoadenosine phosphosulfate reductase family protein — MSGVRTPRIYWCTCGDGMPAIDPRVCLECGGEAVEVYGVRGDPMPMTDGVWKWVREAIAWSLDVDESVAQRLAPGGAGLRVKLDAVEVAYALVYGGGWAGVIEFDWEVYRWVFSPRGWLASLVYREKLGNVGRLEVRAARGDILPWTVYHGVRSDKIGARIVARDVAGRIVVLRVEKGGLRVEWVEAYREDAEWPKPADWRRMYDLHWRVRVERMFREAVEWSEKVLREYGPGVVRLSGGKDSSVAALVFAEAGGEHAVFSDTGWEHKETIETAERVAETIGVNLDVVEPPRDCWRLLEGYGPPGRDYRWCTQACKLGPTARYIEERGFRTVFAGNRALESPSRARESRLSRSRGAGGGEFIASPLHAWTSLDVYTAVVTKRLPLNPLYEYGIERVGCFNCPSQSIPELQLSARLSPDKWERWSSFLKRYAEERDLPNAWLRYHLWRWRFNPPPRVRVATRDLLGVRWDKLIEKLYVTRVLEVGTEVPSVRLFNPLGGLSGLSDLRGVAPALGAVWEVTQHHLVVKPSRYSMVVFYQDGEVYVEGGSWEEIESLAEEAIRAIAMSAACTGCMLCVKKCPHDAINVIDGHRPVVDQKKCIACRKCLYVCPVAGYALLSQKVGLQKTIEEMLEGG, encoded by the coding sequence GTGAGTGGTGTCAGGACGCCACGCATCTACTGGTGTACGTGTGGCGATGGCATGCCTGCCATCGATCCACGAGTGTGCCTAGAGTGTGGTGGTGAAGCAGTAGAGGTGTACGGTGTACGTGGCGACCCGATGCCGATGACAGATGGTGTCTGGAAATGGGTTAGGGAGGCCATAGCGTGGAGTCTAGACGTGGACGAGAGTGTAGCACAGCGACTAGCGCCAGGCGGTGCTGGGCTACGCGTGAAGCTTGATGCTGTTGAAGTCGCGTATGCCCTCGTCTATGGCGGCGGATGGGCTGGCGTCATAGAGTTCGACTGGGAGGTTTACAGGTGGGTGTTCTCGCCGCGTGGCTGGCTGGCTAGTCTCGTCTATCGCGAGAAGCTGGGTAATGTTGGTAGGCTAGAGGTGAGGGCTGCGCGTGGCGATATACTCCCGTGGACTGTGTACCATGGCGTGAGGAGCGATAAAATAGGTGCTCGCATTGTCGCGCGTGACGTAGCTGGTCGCATTGTCGTCTTGCGTGTAGAGAAGGGAGGGTTGCGCGTCGAATGGGTTGAGGCTTACCGCGAGGATGCTGAGTGGCCTAAGCCAGCAGACTGGCGCAGGATGTACGATTTGCATTGGCGTGTTAGAGTAGAGAGAATGTTCCGAGAAGCTGTCGAGTGGAGCGAGAAAGTGCTACGAGAGTATGGGCCTGGCGTGGTGCGGCTCAGCGGCGGCAAGGACAGCAGTGTGGCGGCACTCGTTTTTGCCGAGGCGGGCGGAGAGCATGCGGTGTTTAGTGACACGGGATGGGAGCATAAGGAGACCATCGAGACTGCTGAGAGAGTCGCGGAGACCATAGGTGTTAATCTAGATGTTGTGGAACCGCCTAGAGATTGCTGGCGCCTACTAGAAGGGTATGGACCGCCAGGCCGCGACTATAGATGGTGCACCCAGGCGTGTAAACTCGGCCCCACAGCACGCTACATAGAAGAGCGTGGATTCCGCACAGTCTTTGCGGGTAACAGGGCGCTCGAGTCGCCAAGCAGAGCCAGAGAATCGAGGTTATCCAGGAGCAGAGGTGCTGGCGGCGGGGAGTTCATCGCATCACCTCTCCACGCATGGACGAGCCTAGACGTGTACACGGCAGTTGTTACCAAAAGGCTACCTCTAAACCCGCTATACGAGTACGGCATTGAGCGTGTAGGGTGCTTCAACTGCCCCTCACAGAGCATACCCGAACTTCAACTATCGGCGCGCCTATCACCAGACAAGTGGGAGAGATGGAGTAGCTTCCTCAAGAGGTATGCCGAGGAGCGAGATCTGCCAAACGCATGGCTGCGTTACCACTTGTGGCGATGGAGGTTCAACCCGCCGCCTCGAGTAAGGGTAGCCACCCGCGACCTCTTGGGTGTAAGATGGGACAAATTAATCGAAAAGCTCTACGTGACGCGCGTTCTAGAGGTTGGTACGGAGGTGCCATCCGTACGCCTCTTCAACCCTCTCGGAGGGTTGAGCGGTCTCAGCGATTTGCGTGGTGTTGCGCCTGCGTTGGGTGCAGTGTGGGAGGTGACACAGCACCATCTGGTGGTGAAACCGAGCAGGTATAGCATGGTGGTCTTCTACCAAGATGGCGAAGTGTACGTGGAAGGTGGTTCATGGGAGGAAATCGAGAGTCTTGCAGAAGAAGCTATCAGAGCGATAGCCATGTCGGCTGCTTGCACCGGCTGCATGCTGTGTGTAAAGAAATGCCCGCATGACGCCATCAACGTGATTGATGGTCACAGACCTGTCGTAGACCAGAAGAAGTGCATAGCTTGCAGGAAGTGCTTATACGTATGCCCGGTTGCTGGCTACGCGCTCCTATCGCAGAAAGTGGGTCTCCAAAAGACGATAGAAGAGATGCTAGAGGGTGGCTAG
- a CDS encoding ABC transporter ATP-binding protein, whose translation MHAIEAKNLVKRYRRKSGLVRRRVREVLALRGVTFTVEKGEVFGLLGPNGAGKTTTVKIISTILLPDDGEARVMGHDVVTEADEVRKLIGVSLSVERGFWYVMSGRENLTYFGLLRGLRGAELQQRIDHVLKLVGLDRVADKPVEEYSLGMKAKLALARALLHDPEVLILDEPTLGLDPTAARRVRELLVMLAKEEGKTIFITTHNMYEAEIICDRVAIIHSGRIIAIGTPHELKRLIIGYVPVVVVGWGPTEAIEDIVKTTGLRYTIDARGDRVRLRLLAPSGEEEKLLARLVSSLVSRRFHVIEARVEEPSLEDVFIKLVSSGS comes from the coding sequence ATGCACGCAATTGAGGCTAAGAACCTGGTAAAGAGGTATAGGAGAAAGTCTGGTTTGGTTAGAAGACGTGTAAGAGAAGTGCTCGCGCTACGCGGTGTCACATTTACTGTTGAAAAGGGCGAGGTGTTTGGCTTACTCGGGCCAAACGGCGCCGGGAAGACCACTACCGTCAAAATAATCTCGACTATACTCCTACCTGATGACGGCGAGGCACGCGTAATGGGTCACGATGTCGTCACGGAGGCTGACGAGGTTAGGAAGCTCATAGGAGTGAGCCTCAGCGTTGAGAGAGGCTTCTGGTATGTGATGAGTGGACGTGAGAACCTCACTTACTTTGGCCTGCTTCGAGGCCTAAGAGGAGCTGAGCTACAACAGCGGATAGACCACGTGTTAAAGCTGGTAGGGTTGGATAGAGTTGCCGACAAGCCAGTCGAGGAGTACAGCCTGGGTATGAAGGCAAAGCTCGCCCTCGCTAGAGCCCTACTCCATGACCCCGAGGTCCTAATACTCGATGAGCCCACGTTAGGTCTCGACCCTACGGCTGCCAGGAGGGTCCGCGAGCTACTAGTCATGCTAGCCAAAGAGGAGGGAAAGACCATCTTCATAACGACTCATAACATGTACGAGGCGGAGATAATTTGCGACCGCGTTGCTATCATACACTCGGGGCGCATCATAGCAATAGGCACACCTCACGAGTTGAAGCGCTTGATAATCGGCTACGTGCCGGTGGTTGTCGTAGGATGGGGCCCAACTGAGGCCATAGAGGATATCGTAAAGACCACTGGGCTCAGGTACACGATAGACGCCCGTGGCGACAGGGTACGATTAAGGCTCCTTGCGCCTAGCGGCGAGGAGGAGAAGCTTCTAGCCCGTCTAGTCTCCAGCCTAGTGAGTAGAAGGTTCCATGTGATAGAGGCGAGGGTGGAGGAGCCAAGCCTTGAGGACGTCTTTATCAAACTTGTTAGCTCCGGTAGCTAG
- a CDS encoding ABC-2 type transporter, translated as MRTSLSNLLAPVARGVLAGAFDYITYYRRRKTALIAALTWPLLYTAFLVLVLLFTGASNEYARRMGVGEELASFIPAASFLLTAIGYIVDGAALYVLGLRWNGVLQLFMATPGALLRLLTGCSIGSMLAATTVVIVPFILVTLIVAGVRGLVVLLIVVLISLLAGFSMIGLGALVAGATLASNRERVPLQWLLPFTVLASSILYPPVVLPPLLRAIAKLLPPYYAAEALRSIASTLSAKPLLSILLTLAPLAAAYATLYVPASLLVQQARRRGSLE; from the coding sequence TTGAGGACGTCTTTATCAAACTTGTTAGCTCCGGTAGCTAGAGGAGTCCTAGCTGGCGCCTTCGACTACATAACATACTATCGCAGGAGGAAGACTGCGCTAATCGCCGCACTAACCTGGCCGCTACTCTACACAGCCTTCCTGGTACTCGTGCTACTGTTCACCGGAGCGAGCAACGAATACGCCCGGCGCATGGGCGTAGGAGAGGAACTAGCCAGCTTCATTCCGGCCGCAAGCTTCCTACTCACGGCCATAGGCTACATCGTTGACGGCGCCGCACTGTATGTCCTTGGTCTCCGGTGGAATGGTGTGCTACAACTATTCATGGCTACACCTGGGGCGCTGCTACGGCTGCTGACCGGATGTAGTATAGGCTCTATGCTCGCCGCCACCACAGTTGTTATTGTACCATTCATTCTGGTCACACTCATAGTGGCAGGAGTAAGGGGCCTGGTAGTACTCTTGATTGTGGTGCTGATCTCGCTCCTAGCGGGGTTCTCGATGATAGGGTTGGGCGCTCTAGTGGCAGGCGCGACACTGGCGTCGAACCGCGAAAGGGTACCACTACAATGGTTGCTGCCATTTACTGTTCTCGCGTCATCAATACTATACCCGCCTGTTGTCCTACCGCCTCTGCTACGCGCCATAGCTAAACTACTACCACCGTACTATGCCGCCGAGGCACTACGCTCAATCGCATCAACCTTAAGCGCTAAACCACTCTTGAGTATACTGTTAACTCTTGCACCGCTAGCGGCCGCGTACGCCACACTCTATGTACCAGCGTCTCTCCTTGTACAGCAAGCCAGGAGAAGAGGAAGCTTAGAGTGA
- a CDS encoding DUF2341 domain-containing protein, whose translation MAQLRSVSGIVASLILLLMFVGTVMIYATFMQAQQRVYQAQMEAARLAEEMRSIVRATLLYYNTSITTNGIILNIYVKNMGNMPVSIANLILEYGYIKANITFDFVIIGNLTDTDAPVFEHLVQLIQEFASITPDVNITLVLAEGGEESLASLPATIAPGDTLVVSVGPLPLDFKVYSVAAEAMMVLAGGSPVTTVITPQVGGTTVIVQQVSTGVVTGGTTATLTTVPFDEVTWVYGIPLRIECLYDRLEWPTLVTVNFTQLGIDYLVHPLGVRILDEDNNVWVPVNVTQVAPNYMVIVFPLTCKAGQLRNFTIFAAGGPISHPEGFYPVGLARLWNNTVVLAQGLTYYQSGSWIYYYVLEAPSGTLEPVDEATLANYETDVSAQVADGLSINLGNAVPYYDTSLLSVYVYSDVRVNTTVSDLEATPSISSLASSSPSLAPAWLAGWKYYIDIQFGNWGSQVVTDLTNVLINVTTDILPDAVRQHLFTHARPDGGDIIFVDLDTGELLPFITIEYDPVAQRAVWLVKVPYLGAYQTLRLGLYYGNPAYNMSLRTRIDIPSNLPYVYSFLSDIQPPSIHGYTWNYTVAILPVNTWSNVYAASNKPTPDASLLYAPILGIVDTTSLPAGLTFPFFGVAYDTGTWQVTAAGYLNYFADPWVATDVSWIRSLGDADAVEWEVYFNTSYSDDIGAGLLVRLNATLYTLTIRGWRVIYTPIGEANEAVILYANGVVRYVYGSISVASGYTPPTVQVDVMNSSITDWQIVYYVGYWTQLSNSNDVLFIPHVVLPVSVGWYHTAVGVYHASLDAAQIQLSRYSGGGFEVLHWKSSNGLYQNFLDVTLWLSWAGDILLSINVLPRVVGGYQLNYTVGFAPGIPGDPGVVLYSDADGVAGVYNWSEAGTLIQPLKEVLLLRYNGSYTVYVEKAIPLYPWVVGWLHGLRVVINNPNAFDIYNYTLRIVLGADNITSDYLSSPLFGKDIRVLDDKGNRIPFWVEKADPAVPVIVLWVRVPYLPANGNTTIYIYYLAQPPSGVSVVDESNPYRTFFLYTRVEPGTCPPWQVYNTTSYTCSKLVLGGYSEVTVVNTTLADSDIVRFYNGTLFGISGSYGFEYRAVIVPLSGAAEYDVAVELVPAGAETLAPNAAGSYAVVFGNGDIVRIVGGTLVTTWDQGVVTYSTGATYTVVIRLNSTSMQALVYDETTSLLVASATDSVAASGTYEASIVSYNVGATVSIAYSPIEFWVRSWVYPEPKVVNSVLLA comes from the coding sequence GTGGCACAGTTACGTAGCGTGAGCGGTATCGTAGCGTCGCTCATACTACTATTGATGTTCGTCGGGACCGTGATGATATACGCTACGTTCATGCAAGCACAACAGAGAGTATACCAGGCGCAAATGGAGGCAGCACGTCTTGCCGAAGAGATGCGTAGTATTGTACGTGCAACGCTACTCTACTACAACACGAGTATCACGACAAACGGTATAATATTAAACATTTATGTAAAAAATATGGGTAATATGCCAGTATCGATAGCAAACTTGATACTAGAATATGGCTACATAAAGGCAAACATTACTTTCGATTTCGTAATCATAGGCAACTTGACTGATACAGACGCACCGGTATTTGAGCATCTTGTGCAGCTCATCCAGGAATTTGCTAGCATAACACCCGATGTTAACATTACCCTGGTTCTGGCGGAGGGGGGTGAGGAGAGCCTAGCCTCGTTACCAGCGACAATAGCCCCTGGTGATACTCTTGTCGTGAGTGTTGGGCCGCTCCCCCTGGACTTCAAGGTTTACAGTGTGGCCGCTGAGGCTATGATGGTGCTCGCAGGGGGCTCGCCAGTAACAACTGTAATAACGCCGCAAGTGGGTGGGACAACTGTCATAGTGCAGCAGGTCTCGACGGGCGTCGTAACGGGCGGTACGACGGCTACACTAACAACTGTGCCGTTCGACGAGGTCACGTGGGTATACGGCATACCATTGCGAATAGAGTGTCTGTATGATAGGCTCGAGTGGCCAACACTCGTCACAGTGAACTTTACACAGCTTGGCATCGATTACCTGGTACACCCTCTAGGCGTCCGCATCCTGGACGAGGATAACAACGTGTGGGTTCCTGTGAACGTGACGCAAGTAGCCCCCAACTACATGGTCATAGTGTTCCCGCTGACGTGCAAAGCAGGCCAACTACGCAACTTCACGATATTCGCTGCCGGGGGCCCCATAAGCCATCCAGAGGGGTTCTACCCAGTTGGTCTCGCCAGGCTATGGAACAATACCGTGGTGCTGGCCCAAGGCCTAACGTACTACCAGAGCGGCTCGTGGATATACTACTACGTGCTGGAGGCCCCCTCGGGCACCCTAGAGCCGGTCGATGAGGCGACACTAGCCAACTACGAGACTGATGTATCAGCCCAGGTTGCGGATGGGCTCAGCATAAACCTTGGAAACGCTGTGCCATACTACGATACGAGTCTTCTCTCGGTCTACGTGTATAGCGATGTGCGCGTCAACACTACAGTATCAGACCTAGAGGCGACACCGTCCATAAGCAGTCTTGCAAGCAGCTCGCCATCATTAGCGCCTGCCTGGCTGGCAGGCTGGAAGTACTATATTGATATCCAGTTCGGCAACTGGGGGTCGCAAGTAGTAACCGACCTGACAAACGTGCTCATCAATGTGACGACGGATATACTGCCAGACGCGGTACGCCAGCATCTATTTACACATGCCAGGCCCGACGGGGGTGACATCATATTCGTTGATCTCGATACTGGTGAGCTGCTACCCTTCATCACTATAGAGTATGATCCGGTTGCACAGAGGGCAGTGTGGCTAGTAAAGGTTCCATATCTGGGCGCCTACCAGACGCTACGCCTGGGTCTCTACTACGGCAACCCCGCATACAACATGAGCCTCAGGACGCGTATCGACATTCCAAGTAACCTGCCATACGTGTACAGCTTCCTAAGCGATATACAGCCGCCGAGTATACACGGTTACACGTGGAACTATACGGTAGCTATCCTCCCAGTCAACACCTGGAGTAACGTGTACGCGGCAAGCAACAAACCCACGCCGGACGCGTCTCTACTATACGCCCCAATACTAGGCATAGTGGATACTACGTCACTTCCAGCGGGGCTAACGTTTCCATTCTTCGGTGTAGCCTATGATACCGGCACGTGGCAGGTAACTGCAGCTGGCTATCTAAACTACTTTGCTGATCCTTGGGTAGCGACTGACGTCTCGTGGATAAGGAGTCTGGGTGATGCTGATGCCGTAGAGTGGGAGGTTTACTTCAATACGAGCTACAGCGATGATATTGGTGCGGGTCTACTTGTAAGGCTGAACGCGACGCTATACACGCTCACAATACGTGGTTGGAGGGTGATATACACACCCATAGGTGAGGCAAACGAAGCAGTAATACTATACGCTAATGGTGTAGTGCGTTACGTGTATGGCTCGATAAGTGTTGCTAGCGGGTATACGCCCCCCACAGTCCAAGTCGATGTTATGAACTCCTCTATTACCGATTGGCAGATAGTATACTACGTCGGCTACTGGACGCAGCTTAGCAACTCGAACGACGTGCTCTTCATCCCGCATGTTGTGTTGCCGGTAAGCGTAGGATGGTATCACACGGCGGTAGGCGTCTACCACGCATCTTTGGATGCTGCACAGATACAGCTGAGCAGGTACTCGGGCGGGGGCTTTGAAGTCCTCCACTGGAAGAGCAGTAATGGCCTTTATCAGAACTTCCTGGATGTAACCCTATGGCTCAGCTGGGCGGGCGACATACTACTATCTATCAATGTCCTACCCCGCGTGGTGGGCGGCTACCAGCTGAACTATACCGTTGGATTTGCACCAGGCATACCCGGCGACCCAGGCGTAGTACTCTACTCGGACGCTGATGGGGTCGCGGGAGTCTACAACTGGAGTGAGGCAGGCACACTGATACAGCCGTTAAAGGAGGTGCTCCTGCTACGCTACAATGGCAGCTACACAGTTTACGTTGAGAAGGCGATACCGCTATACCCGTGGGTCGTTGGGTGGCTCCACGGGCTACGCGTAGTAATCAATAACCCCAATGCGTTCGACATATACAACTATACACTCCGAATAGTTCTAGGCGCGGATAACATCACAAGCGATTACCTCTCGTCGCCGCTCTTCGGGAAGGATATCCGCGTGTTAGACGACAAGGGTAATAGGATACCATTCTGGGTTGAGAAGGCTGATCCCGCTGTACCAGTGATAGTGTTGTGGGTCCGCGTTCCATACCTGCCGGCCAACGGCAACACCACCATATACATCTATTACCTTGCCCAGCCGCCGTCCGGCGTTAGCGTGGTGGATGAGAGCAACCCGTACAGGACGTTCTTCCTCTACACGAGAGTCGAGCCTGGCACATGTCCGCCATGGCAAGTGTACAACACTACCAGCTACACTTGTTCAAAGCTAGTGTTGGGCGGCTACAGTGAGGTTACGGTCGTCAATACGACACTGGCAGACAGCGACATCGTCAGATTCTATAATGGCACTTTGTTCGGTATTTCGGGTAGCTATGGATTCGAGTATAGGGCTGTGATTGTGCCATTGAGTGGAGCAGCAGAATACGATGTGGCGGTGGAGCTTGTACCTGCGGGGGCCGAGACCCTCGCACCAAACGCAGCGGGCAGCTATGCTGTTGTATTCGGGAACGGTGACATCGTGAGGATTGTTGGTGGAACGCTAGTCACGACATGGGATCAGGGCGTGGTTACTTACAGTACAGGAGCTACGTACACCGTCGTTATTAGACTGAACTCGACGAGTATGCAGGCCCTCGTGTATGACGAGACGACCAGTTTGCTGGTGGCATCGGCTACAGACAGTGTAGCGGCTAGCGGGACCTACGAGGCGAGTATAGTGTCGTACAACGTTGGAGCCACCGTAAGCATAGCCTATAGCCCCATAGAGTTCTGGGTCAGGAGCTGGGTATATCCGGAGCCTAAGGTCGTAAACTCAGTATTACTGGCTTGA
- a CDS encoding roadblock/LC7 domain-containing protein: MAESPLRRVLSDFARIEGVRGIAVVSKDGFVIDAVVPVGGLDLEALAAMVMTVYGASERLGEELRLGKNELITGEYENGIMLVYDIGDAVVAVVAEKSAILGRIRYELKRQAPRIKAAL, translated from the coding sequence ATGGCCGAGTCGCCCCTGAGACGTGTACTAAGTGACTTCGCACGTATTGAAGGAGTTAGGGGCATCGCGGTTGTATCAAAGGACGGTTTCGTCATCGACGCTGTTGTACCTGTAGGCGGCTTGGATCTCGAGGCTTTGGCAGCGATGGTGATGACCGTATACGGTGCAAGCGAGAGATTAGGAGAGGAGCTAAGGCTAGGGAAAAACGAACTGATAACCGGCGAGTACGAGAACGGTATAATGCTCGTGTATGATATTGGTGATGCAGTCGTAGCGGTTGTCGCCGAAAAGAGCGCAATTCTAGGCCGCATACGCTACGAGCTAAAGAGACAAGCGCCGCGCATCAAAGCAGCTCTCTAG
- a CDS encoding CBS domain-containing protein — protein MYKLSSAQREILEALVKLYDKHRRLVKSKEIAELVGKDEGTVRNIIAGLKSLGLVESKTGPSGGYMPTLKAYEVLRGFAATEVPVPVRKDGQLLNLVVTSVELIDVLNPEGIRAILRVQGDIEGLEPGDRIKIGPMPYTRLVIEGIVVYIDRYTKQVSVNVRRVTSIPRESVGSIASKQLITLKPNMSIREAAKILSEKMIRGAPVIDDEGRLIGIITLADIAKAVAEGRLDAKVEEYMSKEVVTVREDQDILDAIRLMQKYRIGRLVVLDAMGKLKGIVTRTDILRFISALED, from the coding sequence GTGTATAAACTATCATCCGCTCAAAGAGAGATACTAGAAGCTCTTGTGAAGCTCTACGATAAACACCGTAGGCTTGTAAAAAGCAAGGAAATTGCAGAGCTAGTCGGTAAAGACGAAGGCACAGTGCGTAATATAATTGCTGGTTTGAAGAGCTTGGGGCTCGTCGAGTCAAAGACCGGGCCAAGTGGAGGCTACATGCCAACTCTAAAGGCGTACGAGGTGTTGAGGGGATTTGCGGCCACCGAGGTACCCGTGCCAGTACGCAAAGACGGCCAGCTGCTCAACCTAGTGGTAACGAGTGTTGAGCTTATAGACGTTCTAAACCCGGAGGGTATACGCGCAATACTAAGAGTTCAAGGCGATATCGAGGGTCTTGAGCCCGGTGATCGTATAAAGATAGGACCTATGCCCTACACACGCCTGGTAATAGAGGGTATCGTGGTGTATATCGACAGATACACTAAGCAGGTTAGCGTTAACGTTAGGAGGGTGACAAGCATACCACGAGAGAGTGTAGGATCGATAGCCTCTAAGCAACTGATAACACTTAAGCCTAACATGAGTATACGAGAAGCAGCTAAAATATTAAGTGAGAAGATGATCCGTGGTGCCCCCGTAATCGACGATGAGGGCCGACTTATCGGCATAATAACGCTCGCAGATATCGCGAAGGCTGTTGCCGAGGGAAGACTTGATGCCAAGGTAGAAGAGTATATGAGCAAAGAAGTTGTAACTGTAAGAGAGGACCAAGACATACTTGACGCGATACGCCTCATGCAGAAGTATCGGATAGGGCGACTGGTAGTGCTAGACGCTATGGGTAAGCTGAAGGGAATAGTGACCAGAACCGACATACTAAGATTTATATCAGCGCTTGAAGACTAA